In Isosphaera pallida ATCC 43644, the sequence CTGACCAGATTGAGTCGATTGGAAATCCTTCAGGGAGCGGTACGGCTCACGGGAGGCCAACTCGCTGACCCCGCCTCCTCTCCCTTTGTGGTGGGGGATCGATCCGCCTCGGACCAGCCCGCGGCGCGTCGTTGATGAGGTTGGGAACGGAACCCCACGGACGCGGTTTGAGGGTTCCACGTGAAACGCGCTCCCAATCTTTCCCAATTGAGGAGCATGAACGAGTCAGGATGACTTTAGAGATCGAACCAGTAGAGGATTGCCAGCCAGATGGCCAGCATCCAGCCGAGGAGCGCTAGCAGGCTGACGGTGGTCAAGGTAGGCCGCGTCAAGAGGCAACGACAAATCCGCTCCATCCAGGAGATCTGGCGCGCTGCGATGGGGCGGCGATCCAAGACACGCTCTAGGTCGTCGGCCAACGCTTGAGCGCAGGGGTAACGGTTGGCCGGGGACCGCTCCAGACATTTGAGGATGATCGTTTCCAGGTCGCGTGGCAACTCGGGACGCCGTTCACGGGGGGGGACCACTCGGTCGTAGACCACCCGATGAATTGTTTCGGAGGGAGTGGCTCCGTGGAACGGGGTTTGGCCCATCAGCATTTCATAAAGGATGACCCCCAGCGAATAGACGTCAGTGGCCGGTCCCACTTGGTCGAGCTGGCCGGTTGCTAGTTCTGGGGCAATATAGTCGGGTGAGCCGCGAACTGTGCCGGGACGTTCTTCGGGAGGACAGCGCAAGTCGAAGCGACGGGCCAGGCCAAAGTCACCCACCTTGGGGTCGCAGCTCCAGAAGGGAGCGTTGGGATCACCTTCCATGAGGATGTTGGCTGGCTTCAGGTCGAGATGAATGACGCCTCGGCGATGCATCGCCTCCACCGCGATCGCCAGGGTTCGGATCAGTCGCACTGTCTCGCGGATCGGCTGCAGGGTTCCTGGCGGCATGAGACGATCGGCAAGACTGCCGCCGCGAACGTACTCCATCACATAGTAGGGAAGCCCGTCATGTTCGCCCGAATCGATTACCTGAACGATGTTGGGATGGCGAATCCGCGCCACCATCTCGGCCTCGCGGACGAAGCGGGTTTTCTCCTCGGCACTGGTTTGCGAATCGTGGATGAGGACGATTTTGACCGCCACCAGGCGATACAACGTAAGTTGCTGGGCGACATAGACCTCGCCCATTCCTCCCCGCCCGAGAAGCCGCAAAAAGTCGTAACCAGGGATCCGTGGAATCCGAGGCCGTCGAGTAAGACTGGGCGACGAGGAAACCGAGTCGGTCGCGGATGACCTTGGCAGGTGAGTCTGCCCTAGGCCAAGCTCGGAGGCGACGCAATTGAGCGAGGCTGTGGATGGCTCCTGGGCGACGTCAGTAGTGAGCAGGAAGCTTGCACTGGCGTGCGAATGATGATTCAACTCGCTGTCCGTTTCGCTCGCATGCGCTGACACTGAAGGCGAGGTCCTGACTCCAACCTGGATTTGCGTGGTCTTCGAGGATGGTTTGGTCTGAACTGTCACAATTCGGGTGGTGGAACGACTTCGATCGATCGAGGCATCCTGACAAGTGAGAAATGAATCGACCGGATCGTCCAAGACGATCGAAACCAGCGCAATCTCCTCTTCGTCGAGGGTTGACTCGCCCGATTTTGCGGTGACCATTTCGAATGAATCCACAGCGGGCGACGACGACTCGTCGGACGAATCCAAATCTGAAGTGGGTTTGGAATGGGGCGGGGGAAACGCTGAAGTCATCGTCGCCAATCCTCGTTTCGGCAAGGGGAGAATCCGACACGCAACAAAGAAAGTCGTTGCCGGCGTCTCGCTCCTCCTCCCCTTCCCTGGAGCTTCTCCCCTATGAGGAACGAACGCGACCTTGAGCCTCGTCGATCAGAGTTCGAAATTCATCGAATAAGTAATGGCTGTCATGAGGTCCAGCAGACGCCTCGGGGTGGTACTGTACAGCAAAGATCGGCAACGCGCGGTGACGCAGTCCTTCAAGGGTACGATCGTTGAGGTTGAAGTGGGTGGCCCGAACCACTTCGGGCAACGACGAAGGATCCACCGCGAAACCGTGATTCTGAGTGGTGATCTCAACTCGCCCCGTCGCTTCGTGACGAACCGGATGGTTGGCTCCGCGGTGCCCAAACTTGAGTTTATACGTTTTCCCGCCCAAAGCTAGACCCAGCAGTTGATGACCGAGACAGATTCCAAAGATCGGCACGCCATCGGCTTCGGCGGCATCTCGAATCAACCGGCGAATGGTGGCAATGGCTCCCTCCAGCGGCTCGGGGTCACCAGGGCCGTTGGAGAGGAAAATTCCAGCGGGGCGGCGTTCCAGAACCGCCTCGGCCGGAGTGTTGCCGGGAAGGATGGTGGTCCGACATCCCCGCGCGGTCAAGTGTCGAGGAATGTTCCACTTCATGCCGAAATCGAGCGCGACCACATCGACCCAAGGTTGGGTGGGAGCGACCCGCGGCGACTCGTCCCAAACGGTCGCCGTCTCGGGAACCACCTCGCGTACAAGGTCGCGCCCCACCAAGCCGGGAGACTGTCTTGCCTTCTCCACAAGGGAGGCGTCATCGAGATCAATCTGGGATAACACCCCTTTGAGCGCCCCGACAGTTCGCAGACGCCTAACCAACGCGCGGGTGTCGATTCCCTCCAGACCAGGAATCCCGTGGGTTTTCAAGTAGTGATCCAAATCGGTTTCGGCCCGATGGTTGGAGACGCAACGCGACAGTTCACGAATGACGAATCCCCGAACACGTGGGCGCGCGCTTTCAGCGTCGGCAGTGTTGACCCCGTAGTTGCCAATCTGGGGGTAGGTCATCGTCACGATCTGCCCATGATAGGACGGATCGGTGACGATCTCCTGATATCCCGTCATACTGGTGTTGAAGACCACTTCGCCGTCGGTTTCGGTCTCCGCGCCAAAGCCCCGACCGACGAACACCGTTCCATCCTCCAGCGCCAGTTTGGCGATCCGCGACGCCATCGACTCTCCTTGGGATACGCAATCCCCGTTCCCCGCTGATCCTCGAACCCGCGACGCCTTCGCGTTCCTCGAACCTTCCCCTTTGACCTGAATCCAAGTCAGCCCCTTATGAGAACACCGTGACGCCAAGTCCACCCCTAATGAAGTCCATCCTGATTGACGTTGCATAACTGGTTGCGACCTTGGCGCTCGCAATCGCTCTTTGATCCTAACACGTTCCGGCGTTTGCTTCATCCCGCCTTACCGACTGGTGGCGAGAAAAGACCGTCGCCCGCGTGGGTTGAGCACGAGCGACGGTTGGATTGACCAACACAGAATGGGAGAATCGGTTGAGACACGCCGCTAGTTTGGTTAGACCCTCGGTTCCCAACCTGG encodes:
- a CDS encoding serine/threonine-protein kinase encodes the protein MTSAFPPPHSKPTSDLDSSDESSSPAVDSFEMVTAKSGESTLDEEEIALVSIVLDDPVDSFLTCQDASIDRSRSTTRIVTVQTKPSSKTTQIQVGVRTSPSVSAHASETDSELNHHSHASASFLLTTDVAQEPSTASLNCVASELGLGQTHLPRSSATDSVSSSPSLTRRPRIPRIPGYDFLRLLGRGGMGEVYVAQQLTLYRLVAVKIVLIHDSQTSAEEKTRFVREAEMVARIRHPNIVQVIDSGEHDGLPYYVMEYVRGGSLADRLMPPGTLQPIRETVRLIRTLAIAVEAMHRRGVIHLDLKPANILMEGDPNAPFWSCDPKVGDFGLARRFDLRCPPEERPGTVRGSPDYIAPELATGQLDQVGPATDVYSLGVILYEMLMGQTPFHGATPSETIHRVVYDRVVPPRERRPELPRDLETIILKCLERSPANRYPCAQALADDLERVLDRRPIAARQISWMERICRCLLTRPTLTTVSLLALLGWMLAIWLAILYWFDL
- the carA gene encoding glutamine-hydrolyzing carbamoyl-phosphate synthase small subunit, whose protein sequence is MASRIAKLALEDGTVFVGRGFGAETETDGEVVFNTSMTGYQEIVTDPSYHGQIVTMTYPQIGNYGVNTADAESARPRVRGFVIRELSRCVSNHRAETDLDHYLKTHGIPGLEGIDTRALVRRLRTVGALKGVLSQIDLDDASLVEKARQSPGLVGRDLVREVVPETATVWDESPRVAPTQPWVDVVALDFGMKWNIPRHLTARGCRTTILPGNTPAEAVLERRPAGIFLSNGPGDPEPLEGAIATIRRLIRDAAEADGVPIFGICLGHQLLGLALGGKTYKLKFGHRGANHPVRHEATGRVEITTQNHGFAVDPSSLPEVVRATHFNLNDRTLEGLRHRALPIFAVQYHPEASAGPHDSHYLFDEFRTLIDEAQGRVRSS